The DNA sequence GTTGAAGAACATGATGTTCGGGTGAATCCCTTGATTCAGCATTTCGAAAAATAATTCTCAACCTTCTCCCATTTGTCAACAGTGCAAAGTCCATAAACAAGGGAGTTAAAAACTACATTGTCAGGAGTCACTCCTTCATTGATCATCTGCTTGAATTGGAGAACGGCATCATCCACTCTGCCCAACTTGCAAAGTGCATCTATTAATTCTGCATAACTGACGGCATCTGGACTTAAACCTTGCTGTTTCATTTTGATAAATATATGCATCGCCTCATCTATCATTGCCTCTTTAGCATATGCATAGATCATGGTGTTGAAGATGCGATGATTAGGGGAAATACCATTTGCTACCATCAAATTCAGGCGATCATGCATTTCAGAAAGAGCTCCTTTGGTACCATATCCATGAAGCATAATGGAGTAGATAGTTACATCAGGTTTTATGCCCTTCCTAATCATAGAATCAAAAAAATTCTAGCTTCACTGCAATTTCCATTCTCGCATAGATAGTCTAGAAGCAAACCATAAGTAAAAACATCTGGCTCAAGACCACGTGTGGACATTTCTTTGAGCCTTCGAACCACCTCTTCCCACTGTCTTGTTGAGAGGTATCCATGGATGAGACAATTATATGTGTCATGGTCTGGCTTAACACCATCGGCCTTGTCAACTGATTGAGCTTTGCACAGGCCATCAATGATTGTAGTGTATGTCACAACATTTGGCGAAACACCCATTTCAAGGAACAAGCTGTAAGCTTTATCCACCTGACCCTCATTAAAGAAACCTTTGATGACAGTGTTGTATGACACCACATCGCGAGGGCAGCTACGACCTTGACAATCAGCCATCATTTGGAGCAGCTCAAGTGCCTCCTCGGCTCTCTTTTGATTGCAGAAACCTTTGACAAGTACGGTATATGAAACTACACTAGGTGTGCATCAACTTCGGGCATTCGTCGAAGCAATACATTCATGGCCTCATCCACCCTCTTGGCGTCACATAGGCCCTTGATCAGGTGAGTGATGACTATGTCATTCACCCTCCAGCCTGTCTTAAGGATGAGGCCAAAGGCGGCAAAGCCATGCTCCAGGAAGCCCATGCAGCAGAAGCAGCCGATGAGGATGCTGTAGGTGTAAAGGTTGGGAGCCACCTTGTTAGAGCAGTCACGTACCATCCGGTTGAAGAGGGAGACGACAAGCTCTGACTCTGAGGTGGAGGAGGATCGCCGGCTGGAGGCACAAAACAGCACGGTGAAGAGCTGGTTGAAGGCGGTAACCGAGGCGGGGCTGGCGTGGGGAAGCATTTCGTCGAAAAGCTTGAGCGCATCGTCAAGGCCGAGGCTTCCAGAGCAGGCACGGCCGACAATGACGCGCTCCAGCTCCATGCACCGGTCGTAGGGGCGCCCACATGGCAGCGCATGCTGACGGGGCGCGGCTGATGGGACTAGTGGCCCAGCGAGGAGAGGCACGGGCGGGCGGCGCTGCGTCCGCCTCCGGATCAATGAAGCGAGGAGAACAATCAGGTGAGCTGGGCAGATCCGCGTGTGCCGTGTACTGGGGCGTTCGGCGGTGCGAGCGTATGAGCTGGTGGGCAATGGCCGGTGGCGGACGCAGGTGCTTGCTGGGATGAGTTGCAAGGAGTTAATTCATAATTTTAAATTCCTGATTAAAAAATAAATTCCTTTCAAAAtataattttaaatttgattaaagttacagcaaatattttttaaaataaatatatttaaaaatactTAATAATTAATCTAGTGATACTTATTAAATATGACAAACATAAAGTAAGTTTTTTCAGGCAGGGACTTTGAATGGTGCTGGTATTCCTCCCTCGAGAAAATATTTGCTGTAAATTATGATGTATGTGTGAATGGACCACTGTTTTCCACTTTTAATCATATTGAGGTATAGTTCCTTTGCTTCAGAAAACCTCCCAGTCCGAAACAAACCATGTAGTATAGTACTGTAAGTCACAACTCTAGGCGTAACTCCCTTGGTCAACATTTCTCGGAAAAGACAATATGCATTGTCAATCCTGCTAGCTTTACAATAGCCATGTAGCAATGTATCATAGgaaacaatattagtttcaagcCAGCTGAGAGCCTGAGAACATATTGTCAAGTAATTTTGCCGCTTTATCCACTCTACCAGTTAAGCAGTGGCCATGTATTAATGTATTGTATGAGATAACATTAGGTCTTAGACCCACACATACCATCGAGTCAATGAGCCTCCGGGCTTCCATaatccatccttctttggataAGTTACACAATATGGTGTTGAAGAAAATGATGTTAGGGCAAGCCCATTGATTCAACATTTGGAAAAATAATTCCTCAACCTTCTCCCATTTTGTCAACAGAGCAGAGTCCATAAACAAGGGAGCTAAAAACAACAATGCCAAAGGCGGAGGCATGCGGGGCGCTGGCCGGGAATGACGCCAACAATGTCTGAATAAATCTCAAAACTAGTAGTAAAATTGGTACCTCAGTTTTGGCCCAGTGTTCATGGGCAGAATAATCATCCCACAGATTTTGTGCCTGGCTCCTGTAATTGAAGAACTCCTCTATAATTTCCGTCCATTGGCAAGCATCTGATGTTGGTATACCAACCTGCATGGATCCCAGTAAGTTGGTTACCGAGACTATACACAACCAGTGTAAAATAGAACCCCTGGTTTTGCAACAGTCATTGCATAtgatttattagaactttagaagATGTATGAGGTGAGCTTTCCAAAGCAGTTATGAGCTGTAATGTGAAACTGCTTCAGAATATATGTGATGTCTCAGAAACATGAGAAAGACAACAAGTACATACAGTAGAACAATTTGGTACTACCATCTACACTGAAGAAAAGATTTCCCCTTGTATTTGTAGGAGTAGAAGGAAGCAAGACTGCAAGAGAGGAAGTTCTGCCACTATATTTAGCAGAAACTATCAGAAGAGAGTAGAGGGCACCATCGAATTGCAAGATATTACTTTTCTGAAGCAAATTATACagcaaggaagtatgagttGTAAAAGAGCTTTTAGGTAGGTGATGACATGTGGCAGTAGCAGCACAGATTAAACATacagaaaacaaaaaagaaCTATTGGACATGGACAAATTATTTACCCATGAAAACACACCATCTTCTTCAGAGCTTGATACTGGGAACATTGAACTCTTGCTGCAGGCAGTCCAACGCTGCTCAATAGGTCCAGGTGCGGGTATATCCTCCTTTTCAATCAACTGCAGCAACTTCTCTATATAATCAAGACCCTTCATACTTGGCTTTGCTAGGGTTCCTGTGGGGTCCAGCTCCATGCGTACCCTGTTATATGCATCCCCAGGGAAACGCTTCCTAAGCCTATCCGAGAgttcaggaagtttgtccttgtcTTTTGAAAGGAATTTATGCAAATAAAGAGCTCAGCCAGGTATCAGTGCAGGTTAAGAGATCATACTTTAGAAATTAACCAGACTGATGATATTTTCATTCAAGTGTTCAAAGAAGTCTAGGAAAGAACAGAAAAATGTCTGGAAAAAATCTTGAAACTACTAGTAGAAATTGGTACCTCAATTTTGGCCCAGTGTTCATATACAGAATAATCATCCCAGAGATTTGCTTTTGTCAAGCTTCTGTAATTAGAGAACTCCTGTAATTTCCTTCCATTAGCGAGCAACTGATGTCTGCTAACTACCTCCTGGTGTGTGTGCGCGCATCTTACTCCATTGCCAGCACTTGTATCACTCATGAGATAAACACCCTCTTCCAACAGGAATCACCCATCATTTCCACATGAGGTTCAATAAATGGAAGATCAAAGGGAGTGGAGGGGCTCAGACAGAAATGGTGTATGGAAAAACCTAAATGAATACACCAAGTTTCAAGAATACAGTTATTTTTTATGTCAGTTCAATTTCTAAGCAAGAGAATATTTAGCAAATTCTTTGTTAAGAGAATTGAAAGTAAAGATGTATTGCAAACAGAACATATTCATATATTTTCACTGATTCATGATATAGGTCAGGAAAGAATATTTCTCTAAAGAATTCCATCATTCAAAGCATACCACAGAGCATGGATAAAAAAACtaaactctttttttttcaccaCTCATTTGTTGGCTTCATTGAAGAAACGACACTTTTCAGGCAGGGACTTTGCATGCTGCTGATATTCCTCCCTCGAGAAAAGTGATATAAGCATGGAAGTAGTGGAAGCCTCAAGTGAGAAGTTCTTCTCATCAAGTTTGGAGAGGTAAGCCCCAGCCCTCGGTATCTCACCTCTGTCCAACAACTTCCTAATTAGAGCATTTAGCATATGTGAGTTTGGAGCAGTACCACTCTTTTCCATTACTGAAAACAGACAATCTAACTCCTCTAGCGATCCTTCTTCTATGAGATTTTCTGCTATTAAGCGGTAGGTCACAACACTTGGAACCAAACCATTAGCAGGGATAGCAGCGAACAAATCCATGGCATCTTCCTTTCTGCCACCTTTGAACAAACCATCAATCATGATGTTAAAAGTAATTATGTCAAGTTGAAGATCCATAGAACAGAGGCTCTGAAATATTTTGAATGCTTCATCAAAACAATTGTTTTTGCAAAACCCATCAAGAATTATACTGTATGTGCAAATGGACCACAGTTTCCTACTTTTAATCATATTGACGTAGAGTTCCCTTGCTTCAGAAAATCTCCCACTCCTAAACAAACCATTCAGTATAGTATTGTAAGTCTCAACTCCAGGCGTAACTCCCTTCCTCAACATTTCTCGGAAAAGACAATATGCATTGTCTATCCTGCCAGCTTTACAGTAGCCATGAAGTAATGTATTATAGGAAACAATGTTAGGTTTCAAGCCAGCTGAGACCATACCGTCAAGTAACTTCACCGCTTCATCCATTCTACTAGCAAAGCAGTGGCCATCTATTAATGTATTGTATGAGATAACATCAGGCTTCAAACCCATGCAAACCATCGAGTCAATGAGCCTCCGGGCCTCCATAACCCGTCCTTCTTTGCATAAGTTACACAATACTGTGTTGAAGAACACGATGTCAGGGCGAATCCCTTGATTCAACATTTCGAGAAATAATTCTTCAACCTTCTCCCATTTGTCAACAGTGCAAAGTCCATAAACAAGAGAGTTAAAAACTACATTGTTAGGAGTTACCCCTTCATTGATCATCTGATTGAATTGGAGCACGGCATCATCAACTCTTCCCAACTTGCAAAGTGCATCTATTAATGTTCCATAAGTGACAACATTTGGACTCAAACCTTGCTGCTTCATTTTGATAAATATATGCATCACCTCATCTATCATTGCCCTTTTAGCATATGCACAGATCACAGTGTTGAAGATGCGATGGTTAGGTGAAATACCATTTGCTACCATCAAATTTAGGAGATCATGCATCTCAGAAAGAGCTCCTTTTTTACCATATCCATGAAGCATAATGCCATAGATAGTAACACTAGGTTTTATGCCCTTCCTAATCATAGAATCAaataaacttctagcttcattgCACTTTCCATTCTTGCATAGATAGTCCAGAAGCAAACCATAAGTAAAAACATCTGGCTCAAGATCATGTGCAGACATTTCTTTGATCCTTTGAACCACCTCTTCCCACTGTCCTGTTGATAGGTATCCATGGATGAGACAATTATATGTCCCATTGTTTGGCTTAACACCTTTATCAATCATCTGCTGAAAGACACCCTCAGCCCTATCAACCGATTGAGCTTTGCATAGGCCATCAATGATTATAGTGTATGTCAAATTGTCTGGCTTAACACCTTTATCAATCATCTGCTGAAAGACACCCTCGGCCTTGTCAATTGCTTGAGCTTTGCACAGGCCATCAATGATTGTATTGTATGTCACATGGTCTGGCTTAACACCTCTATCAATCATCTGCTGAAAGACACCCTCGGCCCTGTCAACCGCTTGAGCTTTGCACAGGCCATCAATGATTGTATTGTATGTCACATTGCTTGGCTTAACACCTTTGTCGACCATCTTCTGAAAGACACCCTCGGCCATGTC is a window from the Sorghum bicolor cultivar BTx623 chromosome 5, Sorghum_bicolor_NCBIv3, whole genome shotgun sequence genome containing:
- the LOC8085642 gene encoding protein Rf1, mitochondrial, whose amino-acid sequence is MSGAHARELERAAIGRARSGNLGLHDALKLFDELLLHARPASVRALNQLLSVVSRAKCSSSSKLAVSRFNRMLRDCSNKVAPDCCTYSIVIGCFCRIGRLELGFAAFGLILKTGWRVDDIVVNQLLKGLCDTKRVGEAMHVLLRQMPEVGCRLGVVSYNTLLKGLCDRRRAEEARELLHMMVDGQDSSCSPDVVSYNIVINGFFNEGQVDKAYSLFLEMGVSPDVVTYNTIIDGLCKAQEVDRAEDVFQQMVEKGVKPNNVTYNTIIDGLCKAQEVDMAEGVFQKMVDKGVKPSNVTYNTIIDGLCKAQAVDRAEGVFQQMIDRGVKPDHVTYNTIIDGLCKAQAIDKAEGVFQQMIDKGVKPDNLTYTIIIDGLCKAQSVDRAEGVFQQMIDKGVKPNNGTYNCLIHGYLSTGQWEEVVQRIKEMSAHDLEPDVFTYGLLLDYLCKNGKCNEARSLFDSMIRKGIKPSVTIYGIMLHGYGKKGALSEMHDLLNLMVANGISPNHRIFNTVICAYAKRAMIDEVMHIFIKMKQQGLSPNVVTYGTLIDALCKLGRVDDAVLQFNQMINEGVTPNNVVFNSLVYGLCTVDKWEKVEELFLEMLNQGIRPDIVFFNTVLCNLCKEGRVMEARRLIDSMVCMGLKPDVISYNTLIDGHCFASRMDEAVKLLDGMVSAGLKPNIVSYNTLLHGYCKAGRIDNAYCLFREMLRKGVTPGVETYNTILNGLFRSGRFSEARELYVNMIKSRKLWSICTYSIILDGFCKNNCFDEAFKIFQSLCSMDLQLDIITFNIMIDGLFKGGRKEDAMDLFAAIPANGLVPSVVTYRLIAENLIEEGSLEELDCLFSVMEKSGTAPNSHMLNALIRKLLDRGEIPRAGAYLSKLDEKNFSLEASTTSMLISLFSREEYQQHAKSLPEKCRFFNEANK